One window of Salegentibacter sp. Hel_I_6 genomic DNA carries:
- a CDS encoding ABC transporter ATP-binding protein: protein MFLSLLTGVLDGLGLALFIPLLQIVFKDTAERVPKDQTDALSSFLLENFNVEFTLTGVFIVILILFSIKGAVKFLEGYLGVLWQQKMMKAIRFNNIDLLSQFKYPAFVNTDAGKIQNTLGGEVSKISLAHKYYFKTIQFGVLVFVYFALSMRVDWKFTLLVIIGGIFINLLSKFLYKRTKYFSRKLVTENHRYHKLLLEKINLFKYLKATGLIENYAKKLKSSILSMEEVQRRLGMVNAALFGIREPLVILVIFGAIFFYSQVFGGLVSSILLSLLLIYRAFNYFMASQEQWNLFLGNSGSLNNLQNFTSELEKNREPQAGGKPIYKFEKEILLKNVSFGYGKDIILKNINLKVKKNESLAIVGSSGSGKSTLMNLLSGILVPNSGEVLIDEIPMDKLDMQSFKKRIGYIVQDATIFNDTIFNNISFWQPKNKDNIKRFNNAIKKAKIDDFINNLEKKEDNLLGVNGINVSGGQKQRISIARELYKDIDILFLDEATSSLDTETEFEIQKNIDELKGQYTFIIIAHRLATIKNADRIILLENGQIQGIGTYRELLANSLSFQKMVQLQEV from the coding sequence ATGTTCTTAAGTTTACTAACCGGCGTCTTGGATGGATTAGGATTGGCTCTATTTATACCATTACTTCAAATAGTTTTTAAGGATACCGCTGAAAGGGTTCCAAAGGATCAAACAGATGCGCTAAGTTCCTTTTTATTAGAGAATTTTAATGTAGAGTTTACTCTAACCGGGGTATTTATAGTTATACTTATATTATTTAGTATCAAAGGGGCAGTAAAATTTTTGGAAGGCTATTTAGGGGTGTTATGGCAACAAAAAATGATGAAAGCAATTAGGTTTAATAATATAGATTTACTCTCGCAATTTAAATATCCGGCATTTGTGAATACAGATGCGGGAAAAATTCAGAATACACTAGGAGGAGAGGTTTCTAAAATAAGCCTCGCTCATAAATACTATTTTAAAACAATTCAATTTGGAGTATTGGTGTTTGTTTATTTTGCGCTTTCCATGAGGGTTGATTGGAAATTTACACTTCTTGTTATAATTGGGGGGATATTCATTAATCTTTTATCTAAATTTCTATATAAAAGAACTAAATATTTTTCGAGGAAATTAGTAACAGAGAATCATCGCTATCATAAATTACTTCTGGAAAAGATTAACTTATTCAAGTATCTGAAAGCAACAGGTTTGATTGAAAATTATGCTAAAAAGCTAAAATCTAGTATTCTTAGTATGGAAGAGGTACAACGGCGTTTAGGGATGGTGAATGCAGCATTATTTGGGATAAGAGAACCTCTTGTTATATTGGTTATCTTTGGCGCTATATTCTTTTATTCCCAGGTGTTTGGTGGCTTGGTAAGTAGTATTCTTCTAAGCTTATTATTAATATACAGGGCATTTAATTATTTTATGGCTTCCCAGGAACAATGGAATTTGTTTTTAGGTAATTCCGGAAGTCTAAATAACCTTCAAAATTTCACTTCGGAATTAGAAAAGAATAGAGAACCACAGGCGGGAGGGAAGCCAATTTATAAATTTGAAAAAGAAATTCTCTTAAAAAATGTTAGCTTTGGGTATGGAAAGGACATTATATTAAAGAATATAAATCTTAAGGTTAAAAAAAATGAAAGTCTTGCAATTGTAGGTTCCAGCGGTTCTGGCAAAAGCACTTTAATGAATTTATTGTCTGGAATTTTAGTCCCTAACAGTGGGGAAGTTTTAATTGATGAAATTCCAATGGATAAATTAGATATGCAATCATTCAAAAAGCGCATAGGATATATTGTGCAGGATGCTACAATCTTCAACGATACCATATTTAATAATATTAGTTTTTGGCAACCTAAAAATAAGGATAATATTAAGAGATTTAATAATGCGATTAAGAAGGCAAAAATCGATGATTTTATTAATAATCTGGAGAAGAAAGAAGATAATTTGCTAGGGGTAAATGGAATTAATGTTAGTGGTGGGCAAAAGCAGCGAATTTCTATAGCAAGAGAACTTTATAAAGATATTGATATTTTGTTCCTTGACGAAGCAACCTCTTCGCTTGATACAGAGACTGAATTTGAAATTCAGAAAAACATTGATGAACTAAAAGGTCAGTATACATTTATTATCATTGCCCATCGATTAGCCACAATTAAAAATGCAGACAGAATTATCCTTTTGGAAAATGGCCAAATACAAGGCATTGGAACTTACAGGGAACTATTGGCAAATTCCCTGAGTTTTCAAAAGATGGTACAGCTTCAAGAGGTATAG
- a CDS encoding aldolase catalytic domain-containing protein produces the protein MSNSRQFKILDCSLRDGGYYTNWDFEEELVDTYLKAMNNLPIDIIEIGYRSPTKENYAGGHFYLPDFLIDRIKKQTDKNLAIILNEKDVEASIAAELISPCINKIKLVRLAVAPQNFERGIDLATKIKELGFEVAFNLMYASKWEEGFPNISQIKSLNKVCDYFYVVDSYGGLFPEDVNRIFNYIKAELKIALGFHGHNNLEMALVNTLEAAKCGADILDATIDGMGRGAGNLKTELLLSVLYERRIVDVNFDILNEVRETFLKLKPKYNWGTNLPYMVSGSFSLPQNEVMEQVNKRYFSLNNIIDKVTLKKPTRKFNLSAFKPSNKTPEVLVVGGGNSVEVHKTAIREFLQANPSMPVILASSKNSNVFEYLNNPNIHLIPGKELQRLRDKISQEEFKKKILIVPPGFKSPEYIENMSFFSLPEETTYHFPDSVTEYCLIVAEFFKAKKIFLSGYDGYGNLINKAQQELFEENERVFSFYKRDNLELIALTPSEYSVEKSSIYSFL, from the coding sequence ATGTCAAATTCACGTCAATTTAAAATACTGGACTGTAGCTTAAGAGATGGTGGGTACTATACTAACTGGGATTTTGAAGAAGAATTGGTGGATACTTATTTAAAGGCTATGAATAATTTGCCTATAGATATTATTGAAATAGGATATAGATCTCCTACCAAAGAGAATTATGCCGGGGGGCATTTCTATTTACCCGATTTCCTTATTGATAGAATTAAAAAGCAAACCGATAAAAATCTGGCAATAATTCTAAATGAGAAGGATGTAGAAGCCAGTATTGCAGCGGAACTTATTAGTCCCTGTATAAATAAAATTAAATTGGTTCGGCTGGCTGTAGCTCCCCAAAATTTTGAACGGGGGATTGACCTTGCGACTAAAATAAAGGAGCTTGGCTTTGAGGTTGCCTTTAATTTGATGTATGCCAGTAAATGGGAGGAGGGATTTCCAAATATATCACAAATCAAATCCCTTAATAAAGTTTGTGATTATTTTTATGTAGTAGATTCTTATGGAGGCCTTTTCCCAGAGGATGTAAATAGGATTTTTAATTACATAAAAGCAGAACTTAAAATAGCTCTGGGTTTTCACGGTCATAATAACCTCGAGATGGCTCTGGTTAATACTTTAGAAGCGGCTAAATGCGGGGCAGATATACTTGATGCTACTATAGACGGGATGGGGAGGGGTGCAGGAAATTTAAAAACCGAGTTATTACTAAGTGTGCTTTACGAAAGAAGAATAGTAGATGTAAATTTTGATATTTTAAATGAGGTTCGTGAAACCTTTTTAAAACTTAAGCCTAAGTATAATTGGGGAACTAATCTCCCTTATATGGTTTCTGGAAGTTTTTCGCTACCACAAAATGAGGTGATGGAGCAAGTAAATAAAAGATATTTCTCATTAAATAATATTATCGATAAAGTAACTTTAAAGAAACCTACCAGGAAGTTTAATTTAAGTGCTTTTAAACCTTCAAATAAAACTCCAGAGGTATTAGTAGTTGGAGGGGGAAACTCGGTAGAGGTACATAAAACTGCTATAAGGGAATTTCTTCAGGCTAATCCTTCAATGCCCGTTATATTGGCAAGTTCTAAAAATTCTAATGTATTTGAGTATTTAAATAACCCGAATATACACTTAATTCCTGGAAAAGAATTGCAAAGGCTAAGGGATAAAATAAGTCAGGAGGAATTCAAAAAAAAGATTCTTATTGTTCCACCGGGGTTTAAATCTCCTGAGTATATTGAAAATATGAGTTTTTTTAGCTTACCGGAAGAAACAACCTATCATTTTCCAGATTCGGTTACTGAATATTGTTTAATAGTTGCAGAATTTTTTAAAGCTAAAAAAATTTTTCTTTCAGGTTATGACGGTTATGGTAATTTAATTAATAAAGCACAGCAGGAATTATTTGAGGAAAATGAGAGAGTTTTTAGCTTTTATAAAAGAGATAACTTAGAATTAATAGCATTAACCCCGAGCGAATATAGTGTCGAAAAATCTTCTATTTATTCATTCCTTTAA
- a CDS encoding HAD family hydrolase has product MIGFIGKSVILWDFDGVILDSMPVREYGFKKVLEKYPQEQVEELLNYHNKNGGLSRYVKFRYFFEQIRKEELKDGQLKTFTDYYSEIMRERLVSKKNLISESLEFIKRNLEKYNMHIVSGSDREELRFLCNSLGISEYFKTISGSPTPKIELVADLLIKYNYNLKEVCLIGDSKNDFEAARQNKIDFYGYNNTALRGLGTKYIKAFT; this is encoded by the coding sequence ATGATAGGTTTTATAGGTAAATCGGTAATACTATGGGATTTTGATGGGGTGATCTTAGACTCTATGCCCGTACGTGAATATGGTTTTAAGAAAGTGCTTGAAAAATACCCACAAGAACAGGTAGAAGAGCTTTTAAATTATCATAATAAAAATGGAGGCTTATCCCGTTATGTGAAATTTCGCTATTTTTTTGAGCAGATTAGAAAGGAAGAATTGAAAGATGGCCAACTAAAGACCTTTACAGATTATTATTCTGAAATAATGCGAGAAAGATTGGTTTCCAAGAAAAATCTAATTTCAGAAAGTTTAGAATTTATCAAAAGAAATCTTGAGAAATATAATATGCACATCGTCTCTGGTTCTGATCGGGAAGAATTAAGGTTTCTCTGTAATAGCTTAGGAATTTCTGAATATTTTAAAACGATAAGTGGTTCACCAACTCCTAAAATTGAACTGGTAGCTGATTTATTGATAAAATATAATTATAATCTGAAAGAGGTTTGTTTAATTGGGGATTCTAAAAATGATTTCGAAGCGGCTAGACAAAACAAAATAGATTTTTATGGCTATAACAATACTGCATTGAGGGGTTTGGGAACAAAATATATAAAGGCTTTTACTTGA
- a CDS encoding cytidylyltransferase domain-containing protein produces the protein MKYSIFIPVRSGSQRVIKKNTRDFAGIEGGLLSLKLAQLTKLPENFEIVISTNDAKCFEITKSFQDKLKNLKLIKRSDELCRSSTPLIELIKHAGTVCAGDFILWSHVTSPFCDTENYKTAINQYEKSLSENYDSLVSGRDYKEFLFDKNSGKIVNNTTGLDWPRTQDLPDWFEINNAIFLTSRQNFLEGNRIGTHPMLLSQNKIVSFDIDYEEDFTIAEAIYDRFYR, from the coding sequence ATGAAGTATTCAATTTTTATACCGGTAAGAAGTGGTAGCCAAAGGGTGATCAAAAAGAATACTCGTGATTTTGCAGGAATAGAAGGTGGTCTTCTAAGCTTAAAATTAGCTCAGCTCACAAAGTTGCCGGAAAATTTTGAAATTGTAATTTCTACCAACGATGCTAAATGTTTTGAAATTACTAAGTCGTTTCAGGATAAGCTAAAAAATTTGAAACTTATTAAAAGATCGGATGAATTATGCAGATCTTCAACACCATTAATTGAATTGATTAAACATGCAGGGACGGTTTGTGCCGGAGACTTTATTCTATGGTCGCATGTAACTTCGCCATTTTGTGATACGGAAAACTATAAGACCGCAATTAATCAATATGAAAAAAGTTTGTCTGAAAATTATGATTCCCTGGTTTCCGGAAGGGATTATAAAGAGTTCCTTTTCGATAAAAATTCCGGAAAAATAGTAAATAATACAACCGGTTTAGATTGGCCGCGCACTCAGGATCTTCCCGATTGGTTTGAAATTAATAATGCAATATTCTTAACTTCGCGCCAAAATTTTCTTGAAGGAAATAGGATCGGAACCCACCCAATGCTACTTTCTCAAAATAAAATAGTTTCTTTCGATATAGATTATGAGGAGGATTTTACAATAGCAGAAGCGATATATGATAGGTTTTATAGGTAA